AAAACTCATGTTGAAAAAGAAAAGCTAATGCCTGTAGCTGAAGTTCTTAAAAGTGCTCAGGAAGCAAAGGACGGAGGGGCAAAACGTTTTTGTATGGGCGCTGCCTGGCGATGCGTCCCTGAGAAAGCGATGCCCGAATTAAAAGAAATGATTGAAGGGGTCAAAGCTTTGGGTTTAGAAACGTGTATGACTCTTGGTATGTTAAATCAGGATCAGGCAGTAAGCCTCAAAAAAGCTGGCTTGGATTTCTACAATCATAATATAGATACTTCTCCATCTTATTATGAAAAGGTAGTTACTACCCGTAAGTTCAGCGATCGCCTTGAGACTCTGAATACGGTTCGTGCTGCAGGAATAAATGTGTGTTGTGGTGGTATTTTAGGCCTAGGAGAGACACGTGAAGACCGTATAGAGTTTTTATTGACTTTGGCCAATATGGAGGTTCCTCCCGAAAGTATACCGATTAACAGATTGATACCTGTAGAAGGTACCAGACTTGCAAAAGCACAACCTGTAGAGGGTATCGAATTAGTCCGAACTATAGCTACTGCCAGAATACTCATGTCGCAGAGTGTTATTCGTCTTACAGCGGGGCGAACTGAAATGAGTGATGAACTCCAGGCCTTATGCTATTTTGCTGGTGCCAATTCAGTTTTTATTGGTGATAAATTACTAACGGAAGAAAATCCACAACGTGCTAAGGATAAAGCTCTTTTTAGTAAACTTGGTTTAACAGAGATGGTATAGATGAGTTTAACTGAAAAAGTTAAAAGCTACACTGAACAGCTAAATCAGCAAGGACTCTTGAGAGTTAGGCAATTGTATGAACCTGCCAATTCAGCGTTGATTCATTTTGACAGTAATGATTATTTATCATTAACCCATGATAAACGCCTCGCTAAGGCATATCAGGATGGATATGCTTTATATCCAGTAGGTAGTGGTGCTTCGATGTTGCTGAGTGGTTATCATCCTAATCATCACGCGGTGGAGCATGCTTTTGCTAACCTACTCAGTGTTGACGAGTGTATTCTATTTTCCTCTGGATATGCTGCAAATCTGGCTCTTACAGCTTTATTAGGTAAACTTAAAATCCATTCCCTGATTGATAAAAGCATACATGCCTCTGTTTATGATGGGTTAGCCTTGTCACGAGTCAGTTATTCACGTTACCGACACAATGATTTAAATAATTTGGCGCTGAAGCTAAAAGCAGTTCCTTTCAATTCAGTTGTATATACAGAAGGAGTTTTTAGTATGAGTGGTCGCATTGCGCCTCTGTCAAAAATTTCTGATCTTTGTTTTAAGAATAAGACAGAACTTCTGGTGGATGAAGCTCATTCCTTCGGCGTTTTTGGAAATCAGGGAAAAGGAGCCGTGGATTACCATGGATTAACCCAAAAAGAAGTCCCTCTTCGAATTATCCCGTTTGGCAAAGCATTTGCATCTCAAGGGGCTTTGATTGCTGGAAAAAAAGAGTGGATCGATGCCCTTTTACAGACGGGACGTTCCCTGGTGTACTCTACGGCGATAAGTCCTGCTTTGAGTTATGGCTTGTTAAAAACTTTAGATATTGTGGCTTCCTCTGATGATAGACGACAAAAATTAGCAGAACTCATTAAACTGTTTAGAGAGCACATCAAGCGCTCCCCATTACAGTGGAGTAATTCAGAGACTCCCATCCAACAACTACAGTTGGAATGTCCTCACTTGGCGTTACACTATGCTAAAGAACTCAAAAAAGAAGGTTTTAGTTGCTCAGCTATTAGAACTCCAACAGTAAATATCAAGTCTACTGGTTTGCGTGTTATTCTTAATTACCGCCACCAACCAGAACAAATTCAACAATTATTTAAAAAATTGCATGATATTGATGAACATACACATTAATCGCTACGGGCAAGGGATACCGTTGGTACTATTTCATGGATGGGGGTTTGATAATCAAATCTGGTTATCATTAATTCCTTCTCTTCAAGATCGCTATCAATTGATATTAGTTGATCTCCCCGGTTTTGGTTTGACCCCCATGATGGATTGGCACACCTTTAAAGCTCATTTACTAGAGGAGTTGCCGGCCAACTTTGTTTTAGCCGGATGGTCGATGGGGGGGCTTTATGCCACAAGATTGGCGATAGAGGCCCCTTATAGAGTGCGTTGTTTAATAAATATATGCTCATCCCCCCGGTTTATTATGGATGGTTTATGGCCCGGCGTAGCCAAAAACGTGTTTCTTAATTTTTATAGAAACCTGTCTACTGATATTAATAAAACGCTTTATGAATTTATTGCCTTGCAATTAAACAATGATAAATTTAAATTTGTACTGGGCGTTCCGCCAAGTCCAGAGGGTCTGGAAAAGGGTTTGACTGTTTTAGACACATGGGATTTGCGCGAAGGAATAAAAAATCTTGTCCAACCAACGTGCTTTATGTTTGGTCGACTTGATCCAATTACACCTGTTAAAACGATGAAGGCCATGCAGCCCCTTTATCCGAACTTTAAATATGTTCTATTTAACAGAGCAGCTCATATGCCTTTTTTGTCGCACACTGAACTATTTATTGAAAAAATTTTAGAGTTTATCAAATGAAACGATATTTTATTACTGGTACTGATACTGATTGTGGCAAAACCTATGTCACTGTAAAACTGGTTGAATACTTTACCAACTCAGTAGCACTAAAACCTGTAGCTAGTGGGTGTATGGTTATAGAAAATGAATTAGTCAGCACGGATGCCCAACAACTGCAAAAAAATAGCTCTTTATCGTTAGATGAAATTAATCCGTGGCGATTTAAGTTACCAGTTTCACCCCATATAGCATCGAAAGAAGAGGGAATCAGTCTCTCGATAAAAGAAATAGCTGATTATTGTATGGATTTTCATTTAACAGGGGTTGAATCGCTTTTTATTGAGGGAGCAGGGGGGTTAATGGTTCCCTTAAATGAGAATGAAACCTGGATAGATTTTTTAAAACATACAGGCATTCCCGTTATACTAGTTGTTGGATTAAAATTAGGTTGCATTAATCATGCACTGCTTACCGAAGCGGCTTTGAAAGCCAATAAAATTAAGTGTGTGGGCTGGATAGCTAATTGCCATGATCCTGATATGTTGGCGCTATCAGATAATATCAGTACACTAAAGCGTATTCTAAAATTTCGCTTATTAGGGACTGTTTCCTATTCTAGTGGTCTTTCTAATGTCCAGAAGCAATTATTCTGAGGATAGGGTGGTTCATTATTTAAGGTATGAGGTGCTGTTGTATTTAAGATCTGGCTTAATTAAATTAATTATTCTTCAACATCAGAAGGCCGGCCATACACTTATCTGAACGAAAATATTTGTTTTATTAACCAACGGTTTGTAATGAGTTAATTAATAATGTGATTTAACACTATAAATTGTGACTCATGTATAAAGTGAAGGTCTGAAATCATGTCACTCTTGCAGTCCAGGAACTTAACCCACTTATAATGCGACAAATGTTGTTCATACTCTGTTAGTTAGTTATAATCGATTGTTAAATTAATGTTATTTCCAGTTAACGGAGTTTTTTCGATGCCAATTTATGAATATGAATGTAAAAGTTGTCATCATCATTTTGACTTAA
The sequence above is drawn from the Legionella antarctica genome and encodes:
- a CDS encoding aminotransferase class I/II-fold pyridoxal phosphate-dependent enzyme; the protein is MSLTEKVKSYTEQLNQQGLLRVRQLYEPANSALIHFDSNDYLSLTHDKRLAKAYQDGYALYPVGSGASMLLSGYHPNHHAVEHAFANLLSVDECILFSSGYAANLALTALLGKLKIHSLIDKSIHASVYDGLALSRVSYSRYRHNDLNNLALKLKAVPFNSVVYTEGVFSMSGRIAPLSKISDLCFKNKTELLVDEAHSFGVFGNQGKGAVDYHGLTQKEVPLRIIPFGKAFASQGALIAGKKEWIDALLQTGRSLVYSTAISPALSYGLLKTLDIVASSDDRRQKLAELIKLFREHIKRSPLQWSNSETPIQQLQLECPHLALHYAKELKKEGFSCSAIRTPTVNIKSTGLRVILNYRHQPEQIQQLFKKLHDIDEHTH
- a CDS encoding alpha/beta fold hydrolase, whose translation is MNIHINRYGQGIPLVLFHGWGFDNQIWLSLIPSLQDRYQLILVDLPGFGLTPMMDWHTFKAHLLEELPANFVLAGWSMGGLYATRLAIEAPYRVRCLINICSSPRFIMDGLWPGVAKNVFLNFYRNLSTDINKTLYEFIALQLNNDKFKFVLGVPPSPEGLEKGLTVLDTWDLREGIKNLVQPTCFMFGRLDPITPVKTMKAMQPLYPNFKYVLFNRAAHMPFLSHTELFIEKILEFIK
- the bioB gene encoding biotin synthase BioB, which produces MTEVKKNWSISEIAAIYQQPFNDLLYQAHKIHKLHHESNSLQFATLLSIKTGACPEDCGYCSQSGHFKTHVEKEKLMPVAEVLKSAQEAKDGGAKRFCMGAAWRCVPEKAMPELKEMIEGVKALGLETCMTLGMLNQDQAVSLKKAGLDFYNHNIDTSPSYYEKVVTTRKFSDRLETLNTVRAAGINVCCGGILGLGETREDRIEFLLTLANMEVPPESIPINRLIPVEGTRLAKAQPVEGIELVRTIATARILMSQSVIRLTAGRTEMSDELQALCYFAGANSVFIGDKLLTEENPQRAKDKALFSKLGLTEMV
- the bioD gene encoding dethiobiotin synthase — translated: MKRYFITGTDTDCGKTYVTVKLVEYFTNSVALKPVASGCMVIENELVSTDAQQLQKNSSLSLDEINPWRFKLPVSPHIASKEEGISLSIKEIADYCMDFHLTGVESLFIEGAGGLMVPLNENETWIDFLKHTGIPVILVVGLKLGCINHALLTEAALKANKIKCVGWIANCHDPDMLALSDNISTLKRILKFRLLGTVSYSSGLSNVQKQLF